From Rhea pennata isolate bPtePen1 chromosome 20, bPtePen1.pri, whole genome shotgun sequence:
GCCCGAAACCGCTGGGGCCCGTGTCCCGCTCGCCCTGGGCTCGCGCTCAGCAAAGCTCCCAGCACCTCACTGCCTTCACTCTGCCGAAGCTTTATCAAATTTCCTGCGTTCCTATGAAGAAGGAAGGACACGGTTGACTTGTCATTTAAGTGGTCTGGTAGGACCGACGTGCCCCTTATTTTGACAGTTCATGTAGCCTAGTGTCTCGGATTTCACGCTTAAAATTATTTAGGAGAATGAACCGATCTTAGCGCTGCTCAAGACTGTAACAAATTAATGGGTGCAATTTGActtgcatttgatttttacaTTGATTTGGGCGTGAAAGAAGTTATTATTACAAAGAACATGTACATTTGCTCCTGCCTTTTAATTCACTAAGAGGGAGAATAGCATCTGCCCCGTTCCACCACCCGACACGTGAGACCACAAGATGGTGCAGCGATCAAGTTCAGAGCGTTTGCCCTAGCCAAAGAGCTTTTGAAACCTTGGGAGATGCTTGTTTGGGGAAACCTCGTTTCACTGCTAGTTCGTGTTTGGTTGTCTACTAAGGTTTGCAACTTTCATTAGTAAGCGGGAACCCTCCACGCGGTGAAAACGTCACCCGTCAATCGGCTGTCACTAGTATTTCTTGCTGTAGGCCTAGCAAAGGCTGGCGCGCCGTCGCCTTCGGCGAGAAACGCCAACGCTGCCGTAACGATCCCAGCCCCGAAGCGTTTgggagaggagggcaggagAGACGCGGCGTGCGTGCCGGGGGGAGCTAAGCAGCGCGCTGGGCGCTAGCCTAATGCTGCCTGTGGCTCCCTGGTGGGACGTCACCGCTTCTTTTGTCACCTTGACTTGTTATCCAGCTTTTTGAATAACCGCCTTGTGTTGCCTGTACTTTTGCAGGCTGCTTAGGAGGACAGTTTCGTcaggtttggtttggtttggtttttctCAAATCCTACACGAGCGCCAGGTAGGTTTGGCAGCTTGTGTTGGCTGCAAGTTTGTACTGGGTCCTATTATTAATCTGAGCTGTGGAGTAGGCTGCAGATCAGAAAGCATGTTCAGAGGCAAGCTTCCTAGCTAAGAGACAAAATCTAAGTGTATCACCCAGATAACAAATTTTTCCTGAACAGCTTTGATGTTATTAATAAATATCTGGGTTCAGACACCACTGGTACAGGATACTGTGTACAGCCATCAGGTTATCAGCATGCTTATCTGATAGCAAACGTAATAGCAGGGTTCAACTCATCTGTGAATAAACAACGGTTATTTAATGTGGCCCATGATGACAGCAGGTGAAATGTCTGAGGATTTaatgcttttctctgttgtgcCTCCATCAGACGAACTCAGAATAGCCTACGAGCATCCGTGCGAGGCAGGAAGCTGCGTTATCTCTGcattacagaggaaaaagctgGAGATCAGAGAGTGACCCAGGTGAGCGAGTTAAAACAAGACCCGTTGGTCAGCTCTTGCAGCGCTTTTACTTAACTGTGTCAAATCAGTTATTTATTACCTTCAACCACAGCAGTAAATAAGTAAAACCTCTGTGCCGAGCGCTCCTCGGGGTGTGAAATGCATAGGGTACCTGCTGTGAAGAAGATGAAAGCTGTTTCCAAGCAGCGTAGGAGCTGGGAGCTTTTGAAATGCACAGTGATTTCGGCAGATTACGGGAAGAAGCTGAACCGAGGTTACGTGTGCTTCGAATTGGATTTAATACTTAAGCAGTCATCTTTCCAAGCCAGCCGGCGCGCTTCCGCGGCAGCACCGGGGCCGGGGGAGAAGGATGCTCTGGGTCTGCAGGAAAGCAGCGTAAAGCTTTTGTGTCGGTGCCGGGCTGCTTGGCAACCCCAAATGGGGGAACCGCATCGAGgaataaagtatttcaaagcAGCTACTTTTTAAGCTTCGAGTAAGCGTTTGGAGATGACGGCGGCTCTGTGTCGCTTGGCAGCATCCCCGCGAGCTGGTGCGACGCCGGGGCTCGAGCACAAGGGAGCCTCCTGACGCGACGCAGCCCCCGTCCGGCCTGGGTAGCTGCTGGCAAAGCTCAGCCCGTTTGGGGGGGTTTCTCTAGGGCTTGTAAGATTTTATGGTGAAAAGGCATGCAGACCTTTGCTTCGTTCAGACAGCCGTGCTGTACCTGTGCCGAACCGCAAATGCAAACCAAGCACGGCCTTTCTCTCCGACCGCAGGTTCATCCTGCGCAAACCAGGTCTTGCTTCCCAATCAAAAGgattaaaattgcttttaatcCTTCTCTAATCTCTTCTACAGCCTCTGATAAGCTGCTCACGCCTTACAAAGCGAGGGCTCCGGGGAGCTGCACCGTCTGCGTTAAACAACCCGAAGAACCTCGTTAAAACCCGGCGTCCGCCGGCAGCCCGGAGCAGGAGCGACGGCGGCTCCctcggccccgctccgcgggtAAGGAGCGGGCGACGGCCGCGGCCCTGTACGGCTGCTCGCCTCCCTCTGAGCATCCCGCTCGGCCGAAAGCTCCCGCTGGAAATGGCAGCTCAGGGTAATCAGTGCTGCTCCTCGGCGCCGGGCGCTGTCGGGAGGAGGTTGCACGTACCGGAGCCCGGCTGCTGGAcgcctcctcctcttccttctatGCACAACAACCGACCTCAATCAACTTTCATATTCTCATATTCCagcagcactgtttttttttttttttttttttttttccctccccccccccacacttCTAGGACAGTTTAAAAGCTTCTGACCCTGCAGTGGCATGGgaaattgtggaaaaaaaatatatatagatatacacacacagtgGGAGCACCAGGCTTGTTTTGATGCTGATGGGCTGGAAAGGGAAGcaggctcctgctgctgtttgttttttttttttttttttttaaacagaatcaataaaaaataaaacacccaCTTTTTTACTGAGCCCCCAGGATCATCACTGTTCTGAACTGCAGTAACTGGCCGCTGCTCTTCCCGGAGCGCTGGATAGTTCTCCCAGCACCCGCAGGGCTGAGACCACGGCTCTTGGGGCCTCGAACAAGCGAACAAACATCGTGGAACGGTCCTGGATGCAAACCAAaccaaaagccttttttttttttttttttttttttttttttcttccccccttctTTTCGCTGAAAGAGATAAGCATGGATGCTATTTAACCTCACGGAGTAACTCGACTTTCTCAGGGCTGCTGTCTCTGCCTGCAGGCCCCACATGAGTTTTGcaatttaaaacttaaaaaggagaggaaaaaaatgctacttttatGATACTTCTGCATGTGTCTTGTGTCCATCCTGCAGAATCCAGCCAATAAaccaggctttttttctttctccagctggCGGAACATGGAGAGAAACCCCTCGCTGCTTTTCTGTCGAGCCCCGGCACCACCATAGCGGCAGCGCTTTGCACCCCGTTCTCCTCCTTTCGCGGGTCTGGCTGGCATTTAGCCTGAGAGGCAAGTTCAACACCACAGCCTTATTAAACACCATCATTTATTTCAATTATGGATAACTCTTTCATTTCAAACGGAATTGTTTATTCactgcaaattttttttcatgcctgTTGGAAAgaattagcatttaaaaaaaaaaagaaaaaggaaaaaaggaaaggtttgGATACATGCAAACCATACTGAACTTTGCCAAATGTATTAAAACAGGTAGCAGAGTTTCTTCTAAGTAAAAGTTACCTACTTGCGTACGGAGGAGAGACACCCACCAGCAGCATGATGCCCTGCTGGGAAAGGCATGTGGCTTCGCGTGCGCTGGTGGGAAACAGAGCGGGGTGAAGGGAAGACCAAAAAGTCTACGTTTATGcccagaaaaagcaaagcccACAGTTCACTGCTCATGCCCGAGCTGGGAAAGGGAGACTGTAAAACTCGCCTAGGGAGAGATTCGAACCCAAGCGAAGGGGCTCCCTTTTAGCCAAAGAAGCTGGGGTTGGTCCTTGGACACGCGGAAGTGCTTCATGCAGGTCCATGAGCAAACGAAATGCTGGTTCAAAAGCCAGAGGATACGTTCCTGCACTGGGACGACCCATTTGCCATCCAGAAATCATCAGATGCATGCTTCTAAATGCCCCGCAAATGCTTTAGAAACAAAGCACTTCAGGTGCCCAGGGGATGGACGCGGCCAAGAGACCGAAAAGCCTTTCCGAGGCTTCAAAGCTTCGGCTGACTTGCGTCCACCCAGCCCAGCGTGGCAGTGTTTGATAGAGGGAAATCCCcaggattattattattattttttcccttataaGCATGCAGTACTGTGGGCTTTTGGCAGCAGTGGCAAGGAGCCCacgccgagccccggccccaGGCTGTCCTGAGAACGAAGGAGCCGGAgctcctccctgcagctgctcctcaccttccttctccccttttGTGCTCTTGAGAGGATGGGTGTTACAACACCTTGGTGATACAGGTATTTTTTGAGTGGTTAAAAAGCATAGCACATcactaatgttttaaaaaaaaaagatcagtctGGCTTTTATAAAATAGAACGTATTCAACATGATCACATTTACTgttctttgaaaagcaaagggTTGACATTCATCATCCGGATCTCAATGCATCCCACCATGCTGATGGACCCTCTGGTACGGCCTCCATCACCAAGGCATCAGCTTCCCTTCGTCTCTGCATACCGTGCCTTGCTGAGCACCCTGGGGTCAACATCATGTCTGCGTGGCCGTGGCATCTTGTCTGCAGCCACGTTTACTTGGGAGCATCCCACCTTGGCCCACTCGGTCCACCAGCTGCAAGCCGAGGTGGTCAGGTCCATCTAGCTCAGCCATGCCTTGGCTGGCGGCTCGCAGGTCCTCCGGGCTCTCGGCCAGGCTGTCTTGGCCCTCCAGGTCGTTCACCTGCCCCTCACCAAACTCTAGGATGGTTGGCAAGTTGCCTTGCTTGGGGCAGCGCTTCTTCAGGCTGACCAAGAAGGGCTGCGGCAAGGAGAAGATGTCCACGTTGTTGCCGAGGTCGATCCAAGTGACGCTGGGGAACTTCTTGGGGTCCTTGAGGGCTTCAGTGAGGTCCCGCAGGATGGCCTTGGTGAGCCGGTTGCCGTTGAGGGAGAGGGTGGTGAGGTGAGGCAGGGTGCCCAGCGccggcagcagctgcagcagcatctcATCTGTCAGCTCGGTGAAGCACAGCTCCACCGTGTCGATGTGCGCCGCGCTGTGCTGCAGGTACGCTGTGACGCGGTCCAGGTCCTTCAGCGCTAGCGGGATGCCCGACAGGTCCACCGTGTTGTCCGGCGGCTTCCCCATCAGCACAGCTTTCAAGCTGCGGAGAGAGGAAACAGCAGAAACGTTAGCGCGGGCTGGTCGGCCGCGCTCCTTGGCATCACGGCCTGCCCCCGACAGCCTTCGGAGGGGGCAGGACCGCGAGGGAGTTAGCTGAGACCTTCAGCCGATGGCAACGGATGGTGCAGCTGGGGCAGAAGGACACGGCAGCTGGTTTCCAGCTGGAAGGTGCCCAGCACCAAGTACAGCCTAGTCAAATCGGTAACTCAAAGCGGGCACGTACTCCTTTTCCATGCCTGCGATAACCGGCGTactcagctgcttttaaaggtgaaaaagaaaaagaaaaaagtgagaaaagccCTTGGCTAGATGAACAAACAGGAACCGTGGCTTAATACCACCTCTGGTACTGAGTGCTGCAATGCTCGTCACACTGATGATTACAGAAGCCTTTTAGCTGGAGGAGCTGAGGCCTCGGGCAGAAAGATTTAGCCTGAGACAGCAAATGCAGCATCAGCACCTCCTGGGTTACGTGAGCTGAGCAAGATTTGCACCGTGTTAGCCCTGTTATGGCTCCTCAGTCCAGCTGCGAGACGAGCGCTGCAGAAACAGCCATAggcaaataaatgaattttcaaaagccCCTACAGAGACTCCTTAGCCGGCGCTAGGCTGGCGTTTCACAGGTCAATTTATCTTCCAAAGCAAATCAGGACCATAGCTGCAATCGGGCCCCCTCGGCAGACGATTGCTGCCGCGGACTTTTTGCTAATGAATTAGTCTGCGTGACTGAGAAGGCTGAAAGAGCCTGAGGTGAGTAACTCGGCAGCGTGGCAGGATCGGAAAGTCTTCCTCCTGCTGAACAAAAAGTCAACTTACAACCACTGCTGGGCTGCGAGGAGTTTGCCTTTGCCACCTAATTTACTGCAAGCCAAGGAGGAGGTAAATTCCTACAGTTCTTATTGAAATCAACGCCCCTTCAAGAGTTGGACTTTCCAAAATCATCGTCGCCAGAATAAACTTCCTAAATAATCATAGGAAGGCTGAAACTGCAgggcagcttttttttttttttcttcttctttctttctttttcttttttttttaatactgggCTTCACAGAACCGGTGTCAAGATATTCCCGTGGAGCTAAAAGCTTCCCTGGCATGAGAAGGATGCCAATATTGTACACTTGCAacttgttttttggggggaaggttaagaaaaagcaaaggattgggggaaaaaaggcttgTCCTGAAATTCTGGCCGTCTCAGAGCGCGGTCCTACTCCTGCTTCAGCTGCTGAATGTCAAACAGCAGAACAGACACTCTGGGACCGGAGGGAAGGACCATGAACACATGCAGCAAGTGCACGTGGTCTGGGAGCGATAATGTTGCCAAAAGGATGACGCTCCTCCAGCCTCAAAGGAGGACCTGAGCCAAGAAAACATGATTATTTAGCTTAAAGGAAACACACATAAATAGGAATGTGGCTGACCCCACATTCGTATAcaataataatgaataatacAGAGAAGACGAGACCAGCCTGCTCTTCCTTAGCCTCTCCTAACGCACGAGCCGAGGGACCCGCACCGGCGCCGAGCGACCCGACTCCCCGGGAGCAAAGCAAAGTCGTGCGTGCACAGGGCTGCGCTTCCCACCGCGGCACGGGCCGGCGACCACGAGCGTTCCCCGAGGCAACTTCAAAAAATCTCTTTACTGCCTTCATGATGCCGCCTACTcagcttctttccttctttcattaaaaaaaaaaaaagaaaagagccaTCAAAATCCGGAAGGCAAACGTAGCCGAAGCCCAAAGCAGACCCGGGGTGGCCGTGTCCTCCACAACGTGGAGGCAGATCTGCGTGCCAGCGCTGGAGCTCCAGCTCTCCTCCCACGGCCAGCGTGGGGCTCGGGCTTCGCGCGGCCCCTCGGCCCCCCTCTGCCGCGGGGATTAGCCCCCGGGCTGCTTCAGCTTCGCCCGTACGGCCCCAGCAGGGTTTAGGGGCTCATTAACCCGGGCAGATTCACTCTCCCATTCCCACGAACAGCCTGGAAAGATTTCACTCCTCGCCTTAGAGAGATCTGGGGCTAAAGcggatttttaaaatacataaatacaaatgCATGCAACTTTAAAGCATCTTTTGAGCTTACCAATAAACATATAAGAAATTCCCACGGTTTTACAGTGAAGAGGGAAAGCAGCGGTGGGGATGAGTTATTTTGGTCTCCTCTTGCTCCAAGGACCGTGGCAGTTTTGCTAAGGTCTGCAGTTTTTCGCTTGGGAAAGCCTGGCCGTTTCCTGGCTGGCAACTTCCCATCGACTTTTAAGCATCTCGTTAAGAGCGCACGTGCAGGGTCCCCTCTAAAATTTTAACGGGAATACTAATCGCTGTGCACCAAGAGCATCCATAAAGGAACCAGACACATCTAACAAGTGGCTCAATtaaattcaagagaaaaaaggaaaagaaaatgcacagtgTTTTTGTCTTTCAATCCAAACCTCCTGCTTTCTTGGCCAAGCAGAAGTCCCAGAGCCCTCACTGGGGTCTCCAGGAAAGCCTGGTGACTCCAACTCCTGGGGCTTATGCCCAGTCGGCTTTGGGAGCCAATTTCTGGATGAACAACCGGAGACAGGTAACCACTGCTGAGGCTCAGGGATGCGAATGCCCAGAGAAGGTCCAGCGGCAAGGCCAGACCAAGGAGAAGGCCTGGGAGAGCCCAGAACAGCAGCCATCCCCGCGGCTTCCCTTCAGCTTCGCCAAGCCTATAAGCACGAGGTTACTGCTGCAGCATCATTTCATTGCATCGCTGTGTAGGTAGGCAAAGAAGTCCACTAAAAACTGTTAAGTAACGAggttttttggaaaatgaaactgAGCTATCCAAAGAAGCAGCCTGATAAACATCTCCAGTATGGCTAACGAAGGAGAGCAGTTGCATGCCCTACCAGAGCTCCTCAGCACGGTCCAGAGCCGAAGAGGCTGGACTCAAACCTTTTGTAAAACCACGGTCTTGCTCTATGTGAGAAGCACCACTTAACCGCTTACGTGTTACGTGAAAGTCTGTTTTCTCAGAGATTCTTCCCAACAAGTTGGTTTTAATTTCCTGCTacacaaaattcaaaaaaataagcatttggGATCCATCAAAATGCTTTGCTGTAATTATAGTTCTTTCTTTGACTtattaagaaaatgtaaataccCTGTTCTCGGAATACTCCATTTTCTCCCctcaatcccccccccccccagaataCAACATATTTACATACTCCTccttataaaacattttcctctcaAGGAACTTGCAGCATTCTATAGAAAAACTGTGCTGGAACATTTCCAACTAACTCCACTCTGGTGTAATAAGAAACTGCAGCTGAGGCCTCATTAATAATATGTATTTGCAGGAAAGGCAATTTGCATGTGTGCCAACACAAAACCAATCatcaatttaaaagaaaaaaaacactctgggattgctgctgctgtaaatGTCTTCCCAGAAGGCAATTGGgccagaaaacagaatttgttcaAGTCTGCGTGAAAACAAACCATaggaacattttctttaatcctTAGTGCagagaaaaaggggggggagggaaagaggctGAAAACGCTCTTGGAAATGGGCTCTTATGATTGAGTATATTAAATATATCCAAATAACTATTGGCTGTACACAAGCAACTCCCTGCTACGGAGAAAGGGAGCAATCGCACTTCGCGGCCGGGCGTCCCGCGGCGTTTCGGTCCGCCCACCAGCCGCTGCCCCTCGCGTCTCGGAAACCAGAAACGCCTGGGAAAAGCTCGCAGAGAACGGCAAGCGTGAAACCGGGAAGCGGTGCCCTGGAGCTCTGagctttccttctgtttgagTCTGTTTTCCCCTCCGACGTCGGTATCCGTCCGCCCGCCGGGGACGGGACTGCCACCGTCCCGCTTCTCGTACCTTACCCCCAGGAGAAGATTCAAGGGCATCCGCAGCCGCCCCCCCGGTTTTGGGGTTGTTCAGCGGAGCCGGGAGCTGCAACCTGCTTCGCCTGCATCCCGCAGGATCCTCCTCCCGCTGGGCAGTTTCGCACGGAGCCCCGTGCGGCTTCGCTACGAGCTCACGGAGCTGTTTCGCTTTACTAGACCCTTTCCAGGGGCACGGGGGCGGTGGAAAGCAGCCACTACCGCCGCTGGGGAGGAAAAGCCCAACACAAGAAAAAGGAGCAACAATGAGCTTATTTGACGGCCCAAAGAAAAGCCCACGAAGTTACCATGAAGCAGATTATTCCACCCTCACTGCCAGGGCAGGATTCTTTCCTTTAGGATATTTTCTGGTACTTCTAGTTCATTTGTTCCATTGGGGAACAGCAAAACCAACAGTGCAGGCATTTGCCAGAATTAGCGGGAAGCAAAACCGCTCCTCCACCTCCGGGGTTGAGACTGTTTGAAAATCT
This genomic window contains:
- the LRRC75A gene encoding leucine-rich repeat-containing protein 75A encodes the protein MGTRQTKGCPPGGPAESPPPPRKRLPPRDRGDFLASLVAKSGEKFGRGGGSLPPYHRRICLIQELLLLAKQGRQEEATELLRHLRQDLGMESTSLDDVLYRYASFRNLVDPITHDLIISLARYIHCPKPEGDALGAVEKLCRQLTYHLSPHSQWRRRGLARRKPQACLKAVLMGKPPDNTVDLSGIPLALKDLDRVTAYLQHSAAHIDTVELCFTELTDEMLLQLLPALGTLPHLTTLSLNGNRLTKAILRDLTEALKDPKKFPSVTWIDLGNNVDIFSLPQPFLVSLKKRCPKQGNLPTILEFGEGQVNDLEGQDSLAESPEDLRAASQGMAELDGPDHLGLQLVDRVGQGGMLPSKRGCRQDATATQT